In Triticum aestivum cultivar Chinese Spring chromosome 5B, IWGSC CS RefSeq v2.1, whole genome shotgun sequence, the following proteins share a genomic window:
- the LOC123117603 gene encoding uncharacterized protein, with product MAAGNFRFPDFALLDPITCIRDLRNATTAWALTTAGLTIQVSLAAAAPPRLSHFCVWCPGRDKTTFAYVPDVFCSAGDHALIRVGFTTGDSTDHYIVYRARGPDGRPSLDLLPDFDDYSDAESLLLPYGFVSHRKHLVIAALSDGPTEWQYYLHTLSCEPHSTWSKKLLRVEFLICDVLDPGVAALHFVPMPKLLPSNNQLYDNESRARAIRDVTFSRGYIRCVEFEELVECRATTVPAVPDPWDMDELQDSESADDPPQEEEEDVVVGWRLITWYRALTWNCWRKGYTVHSDELGIVSLPQIIGGAGACALKVPLKDLKAAAPTLRGDGDVVYLACELHEQNQRTWIVAVDTRRKLVGELCSVEEVYLYDPSYIPYVLTEYYLDDRSGGAQAHTLNACHPTPQNLDGSQKKRQRLS from the exons ATGGCCGCCGGCAACTTCCGCTTCCCCGACTTCGCCCTCCTCGACCCGATCACCTGCATCCGCGACCTCCGCAACGCAACCACCGCGTGGGCCTTGACCACGGCGGGCCTCACCATTCAGGtctccttggcggcggccgccccgccgcgcctctcCCACTTCTGCGTCTGGTGCCCCGGCCGCGACAAGACCACCTTCGCTTACGTGCCCGATGTCTTCTGCTCCGCGGGGGACCACGCCCTCATCCGGGTCGGCTTCACCACCGGCGACTCGACGGATCACTACATCGTCTACCGGGCCAGGGGGCCCGACGGCCGGCCGTCGCTTGACCTGCTCCCGGACTTCGATGATTATTCCGACGCAGAGAGTCTGCTGCTGCCCTACGGTTTCGTCTCCCACCGCAAGCACTTGGTCATAGCGGCCCTGAGCGACGGACCGACGGAGTGGCAGTACTATCTCCACACCCTCAGCTGCGAGCCGCACTCCACGTGGTCCAAGAAGCTGCTGCGGGTGGAGTTCCTGATCTGCGACGTGCTCGATCCCGGGGTGGCGGCGTTGCACTTCGTCCCGATGCCCAAGCTGCTGCCCAGCAACAATCAACTCTACGACAATGAATCTCGCGCGAGGGCGATTCGCGACGTCACCTTCAGCCGTGGCTACATCAGGTGCGTCGAGTTTGAGGAGCTGGTAGAATGCAGAGCCACAACTGTGCCGGCTGTTCCTGATCCCTGGGACATGGATGAGCTCCAAGACTCGGAATCGGCCGATGATCCGccccaggaggaggaggaagatgttgTCGTTGGTTGGAGGCTCATCACATGGTATAGGGCATTGACTTGGAACTGTTGGCGCAAGGGGTACACGGTTCATTCCGACGAGCTCGGCATTGTCTCCTTGCCTCAGATTATTGGAGGTGCTGGTGCCTGTGCTCTAAAAGTGCCACTCAAGGACCTGAAAGCAGCTGCTCCTACTCTCCGTGGCGACGGCGATGTTGTTTACCTCGCGTGCGAACTGCACGAGCAGAACCAAAGAACATGGATTGTTGCTGTTGACACTAGGAGGAAGTTGGTGGGAGAGCTTTGTTCTGTAGAGGAAGTCTATCTTTACGATCCGAGCTACATTCCATATGTGCTTACCGAATATTATCTAGATGATAGATCAG GTGGAGCTCAGGCACATACGCTAAATGCTTGTCATCCCACCCCACAAAACTTAGATGGGTCCCAGAAGAAGCGGCAGCGGCTTTCATAA